One segment of Anatilimnocola aggregata DNA contains the following:
- a CDS encoding permease prefix domain 1-containing protein → MSKDEFDNYLTLLASLLQLRGQQREAIAGELRAHLEDRLDDLLAQGYDRDAAVKLALEEFGDAAGLAANFSLSIRNRRRRWIVKMTSYSTAVLVLLAVGLMAIWPEHRPGPAPRAAIGQNPAQNSEQKSENVGPKNQADLQPALAKPQPGVVIGGDNSLDDKLSKRIAVEFLDTPLSEVLTFLSDLADVQMFVNQRALENEGLAVDTPVTISLKSVRVDMLLDLVLEQATTGSATYVERDGILIISTLANLEGASEVRVYNCRDLLAMDAPSKPSEKPAAAVAPATVGAGGAAAAPAGVFDGNNPFAGLETVACQAPLSEEAQRATALKRLICTAVKPDSWQDSGGFGTISDYNGLLVVTQNSKTHKQIENVLKMLREASGLDATKAHKVISKR, encoded by the coding sequence ATGTCGAAAGACGAGTTCGATAACTACCTGACATTGCTGGCCAGCTTGCTGCAATTGCGCGGCCAGCAGCGGGAAGCAATTGCCGGTGAGTTGCGGGCCCACCTGGAAGATCGGCTCGACGACTTGCTGGCGCAGGGTTACGACCGCGACGCAGCGGTCAAATTGGCGCTCGAAGAATTCGGCGATGCGGCCGGTCTGGCCGCCAACTTTTCTCTTTCCATTCGGAACAGGCGTAGGAGGTGGATTGTGAAGATGACGTCTTACTCAACAGCGGTGTTGGTTCTGTTAGCGGTCGGGCTAATGGCAATTTGGCCCGAGCATCGACCGGGGCCCGCCCCGCGCGCGGCCATCGGGCAAAACCCAGCGCAGAACTCTGAGCAAAAGTCGGAAAATGTTGGTCCCAAGAACCAGGCCGATCTTCAGCCCGCACTTGCCAAGCCACAACCGGGAGTCGTGATCGGCGGCGACAACTCGCTGGATGACAAGCTCTCGAAGCGAATCGCGGTGGAGTTCTTAGATACACCCCTCAGCGAAGTGCTGACCTTTTTGTCCGATTTGGCCGACGTCCAAATGTTCGTGAACCAGCGGGCGCTCGAGAATGAAGGCCTGGCTGTCGATACTCCGGTGACGATTAGCTTGAAGAGTGTGCGCGTCGACATGCTGCTCGACCTGGTGCTGGAACAAGCCACCACTGGCTCCGCGACTTATGTAGAACGCGACGGCATCTTGATCATCTCGACGTTGGCGAATCTTGAAGGGGCCAGCGAAGTCCGCGTTTATAACTGCCGCGATTTGCTCGCCATGGACGCGCCCAGCAAGCCCAGCGAAAAACCGGCCGCGGCGGTCGCACCCGCAACTGTGGGAGCAGGAGGTGCCGCCGCAGCACCAGCAGGAGTTTTTGATGGCAACAACCCGTTTGCCGGTCTGGAAACGGTCGCTTGCCAGGCTCCGCTCAGTGAAGAAGCCCAGCGCGCTACGGCCTTGAAAAGGCTGATTTGCACCGCAGTCAAACCCGATAGCTGGCAAGACTCGGGTGGCTTCGGCACGATCTCGGACTACAACGGCCTGCTAGTCGTGACTCAAAACAGCAAGACCCACAAACAGATCGAGAACGTGCTGAAAATGCTGCGCGAAGCTTCGGGTTTGGATGCAACCAAGGCCCACAAAGTCATCAGCAAGCGCTAG
- a CDS encoding type VI secretion system contractile sheath domain-containing protein translates to MSKSWQFGGVNLGMEAADGDEARPDQPLKIAVLGDFSGRGSRPAAPKRSLGSYRPLLIDRDNFEQVLQHLNVQIEQVPVEPNGKPGAVAIGSLDDFHPDALLQRVSGFKALRELRKRLANRDTFDAARAEATGLLQPPTAAEEKPVAKPVAVSAPQTAGEETSASLLDQMLAATEENIQAQPRKVSEVERYAQALMANYIVPADDPRQDAWLEAADQATSFAVRQLLQHPTFRQLEARWRAVDWLTRRIESDIAVKLAVIDINEQELRTDLAPDDLTEGALYELLVTRPKLKPGETGWQLIVLDLQLSATRADIELLGRLCQLAADAGARLVVGLTDAAVGCNEASEPFVPAELKGTASAWSALQQLPEATCAAAIWPGFLLRQPYGKKTSEVESLELEELAGCDPQQTLLWGNGAYLGVDQLLREVDGASDVSGLPCVVLPARDGTKQMVPAATWWLRESALQQLSSLGVTAVYALPHAGAVRVLPLQNLQGELWG, encoded by the coding sequence ATGAGCAAGTCGTGGCAATTCGGTGGCGTGAATCTGGGGATGGAAGCCGCAGACGGTGATGAAGCCCGGCCCGATCAGCCGCTGAAGATTGCCGTGCTCGGCGACTTTAGCGGTCGGGGCAGCCGGCCTGCGGCGCCGAAGCGAAGCCTGGGCTCGTATCGCCCGCTGCTCATCGATCGCGACAATTTCGAGCAAGTGCTGCAGCACTTAAATGTCCAAATCGAGCAGGTGCCGGTCGAACCGAATGGCAAGCCAGGCGCAGTAGCGATTGGCTCGCTCGACGATTTTCATCCCGATGCATTGTTGCAGCGTGTGAGCGGTTTCAAGGCCCTGCGGGAGTTGCGCAAGCGGTTGGCGAATCGAGATACTTTCGACGCCGCGCGCGCAGAAGCCACCGGGCTGTTGCAGCCGCCGACTGCTGCGGAAGAAAAACCCGTTGCCAAGCCGGTCGCGGTGAGTGCGCCACAAACTGCCGGCGAGGAAACGAGCGCCAGCCTGCTCGACCAGATGCTGGCGGCGACCGAGGAGAATATTCAGGCCCAGCCGCGCAAGGTGAGCGAGGTCGAGCGTTATGCGCAGGCGCTGATGGCCAACTATATCGTCCCTGCCGACGATCCGCGGCAAGATGCCTGGCTCGAAGCGGCCGATCAGGCAACGTCCTTTGCAGTGCGTCAACTGTTGCAGCATCCGACCTTTCGCCAATTGGAGGCGCGGTGGCGAGCCGTCGATTGGCTGACGAGGCGAATTGAATCGGACATCGCCGTGAAACTGGCGGTCATCGATATCAACGAGCAGGAGCTGCGGACCGATCTGGCCCCGGATGATTTGACTGAAGGGGCGCTCTACGAACTGCTCGTCACGCGGCCAAAACTGAAGCCGGGCGAGACAGGCTGGCAATTGATCGTGCTCGATCTGCAACTCAGCGCCACGCGCGCAGATATCGAACTGCTCGGGCGCCTCTGTCAGTTGGCCGCCGATGCCGGCGCGCGGCTGGTAGTGGGCCTGACGGATGCTGCCGTGGGATGCAACGAGGCCAGCGAACCATTTGTCCCTGCTGAACTAAAGGGGACTGCAAGCGCCTGGAGCGCTCTGCAGCAATTGCCCGAAGCAACCTGCGCCGCCGCGATCTGGCCGGGATTCTTGCTTCGACAGCCGTATGGCAAGAAGACCAGCGAAGTCGAATCGTTGGAGTTGGAAGAGTTGGCCGGTTGCGACCCGCAGCAGACATTGCTCTGGGGAAATGGAGCCTATTTGGGCGTCGATCAATTGCTGCGCGAAGTCGATGGCGCGAGCGACGTCTCGGGCCTCCCCTGCGTGGTCTTGCCTGCTCGCGACGGGACCAAACAAATGGTTCCCGCGGCAACCTGGTGGTTGCGCGAGAGCGCGCTCCAGCAATTGAGTTCACTCGGGGTAACGGCCGTCTATGCGTTGCCGCATGCGGGCGCCGTGCGCGTGCTCCCCCTGCAAAATCTGCAGGGAGAGTTGTGGGGTTAA
- a CDS encoding GspE/PulE family protein → MNQLTADSQSITFRERRLPDLKLGECNPQQAVQRIIDLAADTHASDLFLLTEEGSLTVAVRLHGQLEPVAVVSKEQGRFLINYIKAEAGIDIAERRRPLEGRWIIERDEGRIDLRINIIPTLFGEDLTARLLDRKVGLKTLDNLGLSDGEFAKLSSLLTSPSGLILVTGPTGTGKTTTLYACIQHLDNGSRKINTLEDPVEYAISGIRQSQANPKLGVDFPELLRNILRQAPDVIMIGEVRDEETAHTAVRAANSGHLVLATLHAPVAAGAVQSMLALGANPFFLSSSLLGVVAQRLLRTLCLTCRTAYDVSDSPETFAEIASFLQAGQGSYIYGPRGCEECGQQGYRGRVGVFEIMTMNRQLRRMILDGSGADDIQRAAIASGMIEFRRGAMLKVAQGITSTEEVLQELPAEYLGLEF, encoded by the coding sequence ATGAACCAACTCACTGCAGACAGTCAATCCATCACCTTTCGCGAGCGACGCCTGCCAGATTTAAAACTTGGCGAGTGCAACCCTCAACAGGCAGTGCAGCGAATCATCGATCTGGCGGCCGATACTCATGCCAGCGATCTATTCTTGCTGACTGAAGAAGGATCGTTGACCGTCGCCGTCCGCCTGCATGGGCAGCTGGAGCCGGTGGCTGTGGTTTCGAAAGAACAAGGTCGCTTCCTCATCAACTACATCAAGGCCGAGGCCGGCATTGATATCGCCGAGCGACGCCGACCGCTGGAAGGACGCTGGATCATCGAGCGGGATGAAGGGCGCATCGACTTGCGGATCAACATCATTCCTACGCTGTTTGGGGAAGACTTGACTGCCCGGCTGCTCGATCGCAAAGTTGGCTTGAAGACCCTGGACAACCTGGGGCTCAGTGATGGTGAATTCGCCAAACTTAGCTCGCTGCTGACAAGTCCCTCCGGCTTGATCCTGGTGACAGGTCCAACGGGCACTGGCAAAACTACCACGCTCTATGCTTGCATTCAGCACTTGGATAATGGCAGTCGCAAGATCAATACGCTCGAAGACCCCGTCGAGTATGCGATTTCCGGCATTCGCCAATCGCAGGCGAATCCGAAGCTGGGTGTCGACTTTCCGGAACTGCTGCGCAACATTCTGCGACAAGCGCCCGACGTCATCATGATCGGCGAAGTTCGCGACGAAGAGACTGCCCACACTGCCGTGCGCGCGGCCAACAGTGGCCACCTGGTATTAGCCACGTTGCATGCTCCGGTTGCCGCGGGTGCGGTGCAAAGCATGCTCGCGCTCGGGGCAAACCCATTCTTTCTTTCCAGTTCCTTGTTGGGTGTCGTCGCGCAGCGCTTGCTGCGGACCCTGTGCCTGACGTGCCGCACCGCCTACGACGTCAGCGATTCGCCGGAGACGTTCGCTGAAATTGCCTCGTTTTTGCAGGCCGGTCAAGGCAGCTATATCTACGGGCCCCGCGGCTGCGAAGAGTGCGGGCAACAAGGTTATCGTGGCCGGGTGGGTGTTTTTGAGATCATGACGATGAATCGGCAGTTGCGTCGCATGATTCTCGATGGCTCGGGAGCCGACGATATTCAACGAGCGGCCATCGCCAGTGGAATGATCGAGTTCCGCCGGGGAGCGATGCTAAAAGTTGCCCAAGGCATCACCTCGACCGAGGAAGTGCTGCAAGAACTGCCTGCCGAGTATCTCGGGCTGGAATTTTAG
- a CDS encoding STAS domain-containing protein has protein sequence MQLLVAEDNGHLAHLRIEGDLTQRQLSPVGDLLSDLLGAEAYQRQVLLDLSRTPFLDSSGVGWLILMHKRFRERGGKLIVHSISPAVANTLKLLKMEKLLHLAGTRRDAEEVVRGVAP, from the coding sequence ATGCAGCTGCTTGTTGCCGAAGACAATGGCCACCTCGCGCACTTACGCATCGAGGGGGATCTGACTCAACGCCAGCTTTCTCCAGTGGGAGACCTGCTCAGCGATTTGTTGGGTGCCGAGGCGTATCAACGGCAGGTTCTGCTGGATCTGAGCCGAACCCCCTTTCTCGATTCGAGTGGCGTCGGCTGGTTAATTTTGATGCACAAACGGTTTCGCGAACGGGGTGGCAAGCTCATCGTGCATTCCATCTCGCCAGCAGTCGCCAATACGTTGAAGTTGCTCAAGATGGAGAAGCTCCTGCACCTGGCGGGTACGCGGCGCGATGCCGAAGAGGTCGTGCGAGGAGTCGCGCCATGA
- a CDS encoding esterase/lipase family protein, translating to MNRSGFVEAKCKGNPEARPVNSMQKFRQILGTAFIFLTVGLMSVACGQAPSESPTLPFAVPTFTPPNLPSITLGGEQFWSDEVVRHGWRVQINALTGHHRLLDQKEVRRAWGDHATCVAALNETALREAWPPPKKKAVITMHGLIRSRDTMEGIGAYLAKEGDYEWVNIGYASTRRTVDQHAESLAKIIAGLDGVEEINFVCHSLGNIVVRRYLGEASAAEPKWKPDPRIKRLVMLGPPNNGAELAKRFKGNKLVAMVLGSSGKLLAGEWDVVSTRLAVPKCEFGIIAGGNGTDAGAHGLIAGDDDAVVAVAETRLPGACDFRVVNLLHGQLMNDPQVRNYTLNFLQKGCFEAPELRQPITVPDMPKTRPEQGTPQFRQMP from the coding sequence ATGAACCGTTCAGGATTCGTAGAGGCCAAGTGCAAGGGCAATCCGGAAGCTCGCCCAGTGAATAGCATGCAGAAATTTCGCCAAATCCTGGGAACGGCTTTCATCTTTCTGACAGTCGGCCTGATGTCTGTCGCCTGCGGACAGGCCCCTTCAGAGTCTCCCACACTGCCGTTCGCCGTTCCCACCTTCACGCCGCCGAATCTCCCCTCGATTACTCTGGGGGGAGAGCAGTTCTGGAGTGACGAAGTCGTGCGCCACGGCTGGCGGGTGCAAATCAACGCACTGACGGGGCATCATCGGCTGCTCGATCAAAAAGAAGTGCGTCGCGCGTGGGGTGACCATGCTACGTGCGTGGCCGCCTTAAACGAAACGGCCCTGCGCGAAGCGTGGCCACCGCCGAAGAAGAAGGCGGTCATCACGATGCACGGACTGATTCGCAGTCGCGACACAATGGAAGGGATCGGTGCCTACCTGGCCAAGGAAGGTGATTACGAGTGGGTGAACATCGGCTATGCGAGCACGCGCCGCACCGTCGACCAGCATGCCGAGTCGCTGGCAAAGATTATTGCCGGGCTCGATGGTGTCGAAGAAATCAACTTCGTCTGCCACAGCTTAGGGAATATCGTCGTGCGGCGTTATCTGGGCGAAGCTTCTGCTGCTGAACCAAAGTGGAAGCCCGACCCGCGCATTAAGCGTCTCGTCATGCTCGGCCCGCCCAACAACGGAGCCGAACTGGCCAAGCGCTTCAAAGGGAACAAACTGGTCGCCATGGTCCTTGGCTCTAGTGGCAAACTGCTGGCGGGAGAATGGGATGTTGTTTCGACCAGGCTGGCAGTTCCCAAATGCGAGTTCGGCATCATTGCTGGTGGCAACGGTACCGACGCCGGCGCTCATGGATTGATCGCGGGAGATGACGACGCTGTCGTTGCCGTAGCCGAGACCCGCCTGCCCGGGGCCTGCGATTTTCGCGTCGTTAACTTGCTTCACGGCCAGTTGATGAACGATCCGCAAGTTCGCAACTATACGCTGAACTTCTTGCAGAAGGGCTGCTTCGAGGCACCTGAACTGCGTCAGCCCATTACGGTTCCCGACATGCCTAAGACGAGGCCGGAACAAGGTACTCCGCAGTTCCGGCAAATGCCCTAG
- a CDS encoding type II secretion system F family protein, which yields MTSYEQARPIVPTDAASAVDREGRVARGSERAPQIEPGKTGLTWTISAGELIGLCQRVGTSIKAGVDIRRIWQSEASRGKESHRRHMEQIFRRVSAGDTVADAMRGCHGYIPPLTCQMVEIGEKTGQLDEVLLKLAHYYEQQAAMRRMFYFGIAWPMIQLFGATFVIALVIWINGFVNTLVDGVKLDILGLGLSGASGALIFIASVATVIAGIVLAINGLLRGWFGPAPIQMAMRLPIIGNCLEAFALARLTWSFALGLESGMDARRVVELAIAATQNKHYEQHSAAVTAAIGRGQTFHEAFAQTKAFPDDFLFALETAEIAGTTNESLLRLTKQYEEKAQGAMRMLTMAATAVTFLVVTLVIVLAIARMAMFYIGQLYSVINEPI from the coding sequence ATGACTTCTTATGAGCAAGCACGACCGATTGTCCCCACTGACGCCGCCAGTGCCGTCGATCGTGAGGGCCGCGTTGCTCGCGGCAGCGAACGCGCGCCCCAGATTGAGCCGGGCAAAACTGGACTGACGTGGACGATCTCCGCGGGCGAATTGATTGGCCTTTGCCAGCGTGTCGGCACTTCGATCAAAGCGGGTGTCGATATTCGCCGCATCTGGCAATCGGAGGCGTCGCGCGGCAAAGAATCGCATCGCCGTCACATGGAGCAGATCTTTCGCCGCGTTTCGGCCGGCGATACCGTCGCCGATGCCATGCGCGGATGCCACGGTTATATCCCGCCCCTCACTTGCCAGATGGTCGAAATTGGCGAGAAAACCGGCCAACTCGACGAAGTCCTCCTTAAACTGGCTCATTACTACGAGCAGCAGGCGGCCATGCGCCGCATGTTTTACTTCGGCATCGCGTGGCCGATGATTCAGTTGTTCGGCGCGACGTTCGTCATTGCGCTGGTCATCTGGATCAACGGCTTCGTCAACACACTCGTCGATGGCGTGAAGCTCGATATCCTCGGGCTGGGTCTTTCCGGCGCATCTGGCGCTTTAATCTTCATTGCTTCCGTGGCCACCGTCATCGCCGGCATCGTGCTGGCGATCAACGGCTTGCTACGAGGCTGGTTCGGTCCCGCACCGATTCAGATGGCGATGCGACTGCCCATCATTGGCAACTGTTTGGAAGCGTTCGCGCTCGCCCGGCTCACCTGGTCGTTTGCGCTCGGCCTCGAAAGTGGCATGGACGCGCGACGCGTGGTGGAACTGGCCATCGCAGCGACGCAAAACAAGCACTACGAGCAACATTCCGCGGCAGTGACGGCAGCCATTGGCCGAGGCCAGACGTTTCATGAAGCCTTCGCGCAAACCAAGGCCTTTCCCGACGACTTTCTCTTCGCGCTCGAAACGGCCGAGATCGCCGGCACCACCAACGAATCGCTTCTGCGACTGACGAAGCAATACGAAGAGAAGGCACAAGGAGCGATGCGAATGCTGACGATGGCTGCGACGGCGGTCACGTTTCTCGTCGTCACGCTGGTGATAGTACTCGCCATTGCACGCATGGCCATGTTTTATATTGGCCAGTTGTATTCGGTGATTAACGAGCCGATCTAA
- a CDS encoding PVC-type heme-binding CxxCH protein, translating to MKRFTQLLALLITTAVASTLFAQRDLKNIPSTDPEEERKTFVVPEGFEVSLYAADPLLAKPIQMNFDAQGRLWIASSEVYPQIKPGQTATDKILVIEDTNRDGTADKTNVFADGLLIPTGVIPDNKGGCYVANSTELLYLADTNGDLKSDSSKVILSGFGTEDTHHLLHTLRWGPDGCLYMNQSIYIHSHIETPYGVKRLNGGGIWRFRPETLELEVLAYGFVNTWGHHIDRWGQSFATDGAYGEGINYVFPGSVFVSAPGAKRLMTGLNPGSPKHCGLEIIGGRHLPPEWDGSMITNDFRAHRVCRFTVTEDGSGYASKQETELIKTPHVAFRPIDVKMGPDGAIYIADWYNPIIQHGEVDFRDERRDHTHGRIWRVTAKGRPLLRTEIAADTSTEKLLDLLKQPEEWVRQHAKTILKNRHWSDLKQSTVPAAVDAWVAAIPATATNRDQQKLEALWVYEALDQPRPFVLGELTRSEDHRVRAAAVRTAVHWRKKIPAADFLEFAAAAADHEHPRVRLEAVRALAEIDNPRAAEAALVVLNRPMDRFLDFALWTTMRDLSASWLPALHEGKFNVSDVNQLTFALKAVDSPEVVAPLLKLIQQDKIPAERVEGVLAIVASLGGPKELGAVFEMVVGNDTSLHVAKRAALLDALRETSRLRKVQPSSDLTRLTKLFDASDSRLRAAAALAAGQWKLPGANDAVAVLAMSEDQPASVRQAAIEALGLAGGAENQLKLAALASKGRPIVDRQHALAALASADLQATAFGTVLLLNEGADGVDPAAVIQPLLARKGGAAALTSALANQNLSADVAKLVIRAARSAPQPSEELIASAQKAGGLDVAGWKLSPEFINEIVSLARDQGNPEKGEAIYRSTQLACLKCHAIGGAGGVVGPDLVSIGASAQPDYLLESLITPASKVKEGYHAKLVLEASGQVYTGLIVRDSKDQLILRTAEDKLVTLAKSDIEGIKDSRSLMPDGAVDTLTKTELADLLRFLSELGKVGGKYTVGQTRPVRRWQVLQHSPAANTKLNRTSFDAAATDDEAFTWNSAYSRVAGELPLEGLPTFKPHKQLPPTTFLRAQLDVSTPGKVALALDEVAGVQLWIDGKPQALKDKQLTVNLVTGIHNVTLAVDRNVQTSSLKLQVIDAADSAAKVQLVGGK from the coding sequence ATGAAACGATTTACCCAGCTACTCGCCCTGCTCATCACAACGGCAGTCGCCAGCACATTGTTCGCTCAGCGAGACCTGAAGAACATCCCGAGCACCGATCCAGAAGAGGAACGTAAGACGTTCGTGGTGCCGGAAGGTTTTGAAGTAAGTCTGTACGCCGCGGACCCGCTGCTGGCCAAGCCGATTCAGATGAACTTCGATGCTCAGGGCCGATTGTGGATCGCTTCGAGCGAGGTCTATCCCCAGATCAAGCCGGGGCAGACAGCGACCGACAAGATTCTGGTGATTGAAGACACCAATCGCGACGGCACAGCTGACAAGACCAACGTCTTTGCCGATGGACTTCTGATTCCTACCGGAGTGATTCCGGACAACAAGGGTGGCTGCTACGTCGCGAATAGCACGGAACTTCTCTACTTGGCCGATACGAACGGCGATCTCAAATCGGATTCGTCGAAGGTGATTCTCTCCGGCTTTGGCACCGAAGATACGCACCATCTGCTCCACACATTGCGTTGGGGGCCCGATGGTTGTCTCTACATGAATCAGTCGATCTACATTCACTCGCACATCGAAACGCCGTATGGCGTGAAGCGTTTGAACGGCGGCGGCATCTGGCGCTTTCGGCCGGAAACGCTCGAGCTGGAAGTGCTCGCCTATGGCTTTGTGAATACGTGGGGTCATCACATCGATCGCTGGGGCCAGTCATTCGCCACCGACGGTGCGTATGGCGAAGGGATTAACTACGTCTTCCCCGGTTCGGTGTTTGTTTCCGCCCCGGGTGCGAAGCGGCTGATGACCGGACTGAACCCCGGCAGCCCCAAGCATTGCGGGCTGGAGATTATCGGCGGCCGGCATCTGCCTCCCGAATGGGACGGCTCGATGATAACGAACGACTTTCGCGCGCATCGCGTTTGCCGCTTCACGGTGACCGAAGATGGCAGCGGGTATGCGTCGAAGCAGGAAACCGAACTGATCAAGACGCCCCACGTGGCGTTTCGTCCCATCGATGTGAAGATGGGCCCTGATGGCGCGATCTACATTGCCGACTGGTACAACCCGATCATTCAGCACGGCGAAGTCGATTTTCGCGATGAGCGCCGCGATCACACCCACGGCCGCATCTGGCGCGTGACGGCGAAGGGGCGGCCGTTGCTACGAACCGAAATTGCTGCGGATACTTCGACTGAAAAGCTTCTCGATCTTTTAAAACAGCCCGAAGAATGGGTCCGGCAGCACGCGAAAACGATCCTGAAGAATCGGCATTGGAGTGACCTGAAGCAATCGACGGTTCCCGCGGCTGTCGATGCCTGGGTCGCGGCCATTCCAGCCACGGCCACGAACCGTGATCAACAAAAGCTCGAAGCGCTCTGGGTCTACGAAGCGCTCGATCAACCGAGGCCATTTGTGCTCGGTGAATTGACGCGATCCGAAGACCATCGCGTTCGCGCGGCCGCCGTTCGCACGGCAGTTCATTGGCGAAAGAAAATTCCCGCCGCAGATTTTCTGGAGTTCGCAGCGGCAGCTGCTGATCACGAGCATCCCCGCGTGCGACTGGAAGCGGTCCGCGCCCTCGCGGAAATCGACAATCCGCGGGCAGCCGAAGCCGCGCTCGTCGTGCTGAATCGTCCCATGGATCGTTTTCTCGACTTCGCCCTGTGGACGACCATGCGCGATCTGAGCGCCAGTTGGCTCCCCGCGTTGCACGAAGGAAAGTTCAACGTCAGCGATGTGAATCAACTTACCTTCGCACTCAAGGCGGTCGACTCGCCCGAGGTGGTGGCTCCGCTATTGAAGCTCATTCAGCAAGACAAGATTCCCGCGGAACGCGTCGAAGGTGTACTCGCTATTGTGGCCAGCTTGGGCGGGCCGAAAGAACTGGGCGCGGTGTTCGAAATGGTCGTGGGGAACGACACTAGCCTGCATGTCGCGAAGCGGGCAGCACTGCTCGATGCCCTTCGCGAGACGAGCCGCCTGCGCAAAGTGCAACCCAGCAGCGATCTAACTCGCTTGACGAAGTTGTTCGATGCCAGCGACTCCCGCCTCCGCGCCGCGGCGGCGCTGGCGGCCGGACAGTGGAAGTTACCGGGGGCCAATGACGCAGTGGCAGTGCTGGCAATGAGCGAGGATCAGCCCGCCAGCGTGCGACAGGCTGCCATCGAAGCGCTGGGTCTAGCGGGGGGAGCAGAAAATCAGTTGAAGTTGGCTGCGCTGGCGAGCAAAGGTCGTCCGATCGTCGATCGTCAGCATGCGCTTGCAGCCCTGGCCTCGGCCGACTTGCAGGCAACCGCGTTTGGCACGGTGCTACTGCTGAACGAAGGGGCAGATGGCGTAGACCCCGCCGCCGTGATTCAACCCCTGCTGGCTCGAAAGGGTGGTGCCGCTGCCTTGACCAGCGCGCTAGCCAATCAAAACTTATCGGCCGACGTGGCGAAGCTGGTGATTCGCGCGGCCCGCAGCGCTCCGCAGCCTTCCGAAGAACTCATCGCCAGCGCGCAGAAGGCGGGGGGCTTGGATGTCGCGGGCTGGAAGTTGTCCCCCGAATTCATCAACGAAATCGTTTCGCTGGCCCGCGACCAGGGTAACCCAGAAAAAGGAGAAGCCATCTATCGCTCCACTCAACTGGCGTGCCTCAAATGTCACGCCATCGGCGGCGCGGGTGGAGTGGTCGGTCCCGATCTGGTCAGCATCGGTGCGAGTGCGCAGCCCGATTATCTGCTCGAGTCCCTCATCACTCCCGCAAGCAAAGTGAAAGAAGGCTATCACGCCAAACTGGTGCTCGAAGCGAGCGGACAAGTTTATACCGGGCTGATTGTGCGCGACTCGAAAGATCAGTTGATCTTGCGGACCGCCGAAGACAAGCTCGTTACGCTGGCCAAGAGCGATATCGAAGGCATCAAGGACAGCCGTTCGCTAATGCCCGACGGTGCCGTCGACACGCTCACCAAAACGGAACTGGCCGATCTGCTGCGGTTTTTGAGCGAGCTGGGCAAAGTCGGTGGCAAGTATACAGTCGGTCAGACGCGGCCCGTTCGGCGCTGGCAAGTACTGCAACATTCCCCAGCTGCGAACACCAAGCTGAATCGCACCAGTTTCGATGCAGCCGCAACCGACGACGAAGCCTTCACCTGGAACAGTGCTTACAGCCGCGTGGCCGGCGAATTGCCGCTGGAAGGTCTGCCGACCTTCAAGCCTCACAAGCAGTTGCCCCCCACCACATTCCTGCGGGCACAACTCGATGTGAGCACGCCGGGCAAAGTCGCACTCGCCCTCGACGAAGTCGCAGGTGTGCAATTGTGGATCGATGGCAAGCCGCAAGCGCTGAAGGACAAGCAGTTGACGGTGAATTTGGTCACCGGCATACACAACGTCACGCTGGCTGTCGATCGCAACGTGCAGACAAGTTCGCTCAAGTTGCAAGTGATCGACGCAGCTGACTCGGCTGCCAAGGTACAATTGGTGGGAGGGAAGTAG